A genomic segment from Juglans regia cultivar Chandler chromosome 14, Walnut 2.0, whole genome shotgun sequence encodes:
- the LOC108999812 gene encoding putative disease resistance protein RGA3, giving the protein MAEGSLFDIAARIIESLGSLALKEIGLLWGVTDELKKLKNTVSTIQAVLLDAEEQRAVNNHQVIEWLERLKDVVYDADDLLDGFSTECLLREMMTRDKMAKKVRIFFSKSNPLVYDLKMGHRIKTIRQKLDAIANDRKFHLEERPVEIGVRARKRDDTHSYVPEAEVIGREDDKKEIIKRLLSDSNVKENVGILPITGIGGLGKTTLAQFIFNDQTIQKYFQLKMWVCVSDIFDVQKLVEKILESVTNQKQEVASMEALASRIRKEIEGKKYLLVLDDVWNEESEKWDKLKNLLMVGGRGSRILVTTRNDRVANLTRTDTVEPYHLRGLNEDDSWFLFKQVAFRNGEEPRNSRILAIGNEIVEKCCGVPLAIRTIGRTLLCLENSEAGWVSFENNKLPKIKENEIIPTLKLSYDQLPSHLKQCFAYCSIFPKDYVMEKSKLINLWIAQGFIMLSNQNGQCLEDVGHEYFMDLLWRSFFQEAKMDDLGNVISCKMHDLMHDLAMSRAGPLITRLESKEKIIIDQKTRHVAVVDNIDISFVNPTSSSKVSRIRTLLSVGEWKDLQESSTSCEAIFSSLKFLRVLDLHERPLDVVPSFICKLKHLRDLDLSGNDKIEKLPDSIIRLQNLHTLGISGCKGIKELPRGITKLVNLRHLYNDGCENLTCMPRGLGELKNLQTLSKFVVHSDSTPNDSGQLSELNRLTSLRGALEISGLRSREEDVANLKERGHLQVLTLHWERENVINALERFEPHPNLKKLNIYEYGGVRFPMWLLSLTNLVHLSLRGCNNLKYLPPLSGLPFLKRISLFFLFEIEYVSDCSDNNELSLSSFSLSEFFPSLESIFLGHCPNLKGWWRSDSYNVDVNTTTDHQNSFETPSSMTRRNALLFPRLSNLHIFCCPLLTSLPMFPHLEEGLYLMKARWKAVQQTISTNASSSASSTPIAFSSPPLSKLKNISLDQLEDLETLPVDGLQNLISLQRLRIAECPKLKSLSQGVQYLTAIQILKLIDCPMLNLGNDVHGMQWKGLKSLISLEFDSIPKLVSLPLGLQHVTTLQHLRISNCSSLMTIPEWICNWASLEQFTISTCPGLTSLPEAMSRLTSLKMLKIHDCPILFQRCEQDTGEDWPKIAHIPERDLS; this is encoded by the coding sequence ATGGCTGAAGGCAGTCTCTTCGACATTGCTGCACGAATCATTGAGAGCTTGGGATCCCTGGCTCTCAAAGAGATCGGACTGCTTTGGGGTGTAACAGATGAGCTCAAGAAGCTCAAGAACACCGTTTCGACAATCCAAGCCGTGCTTCTTGATGCTGAGGAGCAACGGGCAGTGAACAACCATCAAGTTATTGAATGGCTTGAAAGGCTTAAGGATGTCGTTTATGATGCAGACGACTTGCTGGATGGTTTCTCCACTGAATGTCTGTTGCGAGAGATGATGACTCGGGATAAGATGGCAAAAAAGGTACGAATCTTCTTCTCCAAATCAAACCCGCTTGTCTATGATCTGAAAATGGGCCATAGGATTAAAACGATTAGACAGAAGTTAGATGCCATCGCAAATGATAGGAAATTCCACTTGGAGGAACGCCCTGTGGAGATAGGAGTCAGGGCTAGGAAGAGGGATGATACTCATTCCTATGTACCCGAGGCAGAAGTTATTGGTAGAGAAGATGACAAGAAGGAGATCATAAAAAGACTTCTTTCTGATTCCAATGTTAAAGAGAATGTAGGAATCCTTCCGATTACTGGCATCGGAGGATTAGGAAAGACCACACTAGCTCAATTCATCTTCAATGACCAGAcgatccaaaaatattttcagttaAAAATGTGGGTTTGTGTATCTGATATCTTTGATGTTCAAAAACTTGTAGAAAAAATCTTAGAATCTGTAACAAACCAGAAACAAGAAGTTGCTTCAATGGAGGCATTGGCCTCTCGTATTCGGAAAGAAATTGAAGGAAAGAAGTACTTACTAGTGTTGGATGATGTGTGGAACGAGGAAAGTGAGAAATgggataaattgaaaaatttgttgATGGTTGGTGGAAGAGGCAGTAGAATATTAGTAACCACACGCAATGATAGGGTGGCAAATCTTACACGCACAGACACAGTGGAACCATATCACTTAAGAGGTTTAAATGAAGATGACTCATGGTTCTTATTTAAGCAAGTGGCATTTAGGAATGGAGAAGAGCCGAGGAATTCAAGAATCTTGGCAATTGGAAATGAGATTGTAGAAAAGTGTTGTGGTGTCCCGCTTGCCATAAGAACAATTGGAAGGACGTTGCTGTGCTTGGAAAATTCTGAAGCAGGGTGGGTGTCTTTTGAAAACAATAAACtgccaaaaataaaagaaaatgaaatcataCCAACTCTTAAGCTGAGTTATGATCAACTTCCATCACATTTGAAACAATGTTTTGCTTATTGTAGTATATTTCCCAAGGATTACGTGAtggaaaaatcaaaattgataAATCTCTGGATAGCACAGGGGTTTATCATGCTATCCAATCAAAATGGTCAATGTCTTGAAGATGTTGGTCATGAGTATTTCATGGATTTACTTTGGAGATCGTTCTTTCAAGAAGCAAAAATGGATGATCTGGGCAACGTGATCTCGTGTAAAATGCACGACCTCATGCATGATCTCGCAATGTCAAGGGCAGGACCATTGATCACCAGATTAGAATCTAAGGAGAAGATCATTATTGATCAGAAAACTCGGCACGTAGCAGTCGTCGACAATATAGATATTTCCTTTGTAAATCCAACTTCCTCGTCTAAAGTCAGTAGGATTCGAACACTTCTTTCGGTTGGTGAATGGAAGGATTTGCAAGAGTCAAGCACTTCATGTGAAGCAATCTTTTCAAGTTTGAAGTTCTTGCGAGTGCTGGATTTACATGAAAGACCGCTTGATGTAGTACCGAGTTTCATATGTAAGTTGAAGCATTTAAGAGATCTTGATCTTTCTGGGAATGATAAAATCGAGAAGCTGCCCGATTCCATAATTAGGTTGCAAAATTTGCATACACTAGGAATCTCTGGTTGCAAAGGGATTAAAGAATTGCCTAGAGGAATTACGAAATTAGTCAACCTCAGACATCTTTACAATGATGGATGTGAGAATTTGACTTGTATGCCACGTGGATTGGGGGAATTGAAAAATCTCCAGACATTATCTAAGTTTGTTGTCCACTCTGATTCGACTCCAAATGATAGTGGCCAGTTAAGCGAGCTAAATAGACTAACTAGCTTAAGAGGAGCATTAGAGATTTCGGGTTTGAGAAGTCGGGAGGAAGACGTCGCAAATCTAAAGGAAAGAGGACATCTTCAGGTTTTGACTTTACAttgggaaagagaaaatgttatTAATGCATTGGAACGCTTTGAACCTCACCCAAATCTTAAAAAGCTAAACATATATGAATATGGGGGTGTGAGGTTTCCAATGTGGCTTTTGTCACTCACAAATCTTGTTCACTTGAGTTTACGTGGTtgtaataatttgaaatatttgccACCATTGAGTGGACTACCCTTTCTTAAGAgaatttctctgtttttcctttttgaaatAGAGTACGTATCAGATTGTAGTGACAACAATGAGttatctttatcttctttttctttatcagAATTCTTTCCATCTCTTGAGAGTATTTTCCTCGGTCACTGTCCTAATCTGAAGGGTTGGTGGAGGAGTGATTCTTATAATGTGGATGTCAATACTACTACTGATCATCAAAATTCCTTTGAAACTCCATCATCAATGACGAGGAGAAATGCTTTACTATTTCCTCGTCTTTCAAATTTACACATCTTTTGTTGCCCTCTGTTGACTTCATTGCCAATGTTTCCACATCTTGAAGAAGGGTTATACCTAATGAAAGCTAGGTGGAAGGCAGTGCAACAAACAATAAGTACGAATGCCTCCTCCTCCGCTTCCTCTACACCCATTGCCTTTTCATCTCCTCCTCTCTCCAAATTGAAGAATATATCCTTAGATCAACTTGAGGATTTAGAAACACTTCCAGTGGATGGGTTGCAAAACCTCATATCTCTCCAGCGTTTGAGGATAGCAGAATGCCCTAAATTAAAGTCTCTCTCCCAAGGTGTACAATATCTCACTGCAATTCAAATCCTGAAGCTTATTGATTGTCCCATGCTTAATCTAGGCAACGATGTGCACGGTATGCAATGGAAAGGGCTTAAAAGCCTCATCTCTTTGGAGTTTGACAGTATTCCAAAATTGGTATCTCTCCCATTGGGGCTTCAACATGTTACCACTCTACAACATCTCCGAATCTCAAATTGTTCAAGCTTGATGACTATACCAGAGTGGATCTGCAATTGGGCATCACTTGAGCAGTTCACAATTTCTACATGCCCTGGTTTAACGTCACTGCCTGAAGCAATGAGTAGGCTAACCtctttgaaaatgttgaaaattcatgattgccCCATCTTATTCCAAAGATGCGAACAAGACACAGGTGAGGATTGGCCCAAGATTGCTCACATCCCAGAGCGAGATTTATCCTGA